The Methanoregula boonei 6A8 genome has a window encoding:
- a CDS encoding DNA-methyltransferase — MARDTFYRADGLEIINGDIFSTRAIPTQGIDLVVTSPPYNVDIRYHSHDDGLTYDEYLAFSKRWMKRCFGWLKPDGRFCLNIPLDKNKGGQQSVGADLTAIAKECGFAYHSTIIWNEGNISRRTAWGSWASASAPYVIAPVELIVVLYKDSWKKTSGSRQSDITREEFMEWTNGLWTFNGERKTRIGHPAPFPVELPLRCMKLFSFVGDTVLDPFMGSGSTLVAASRCDRKAIGVEIDAHYCELAAKRIAAEDETK; from the coding sequence ATGGCACGAGATACCTTTTACCGGGCAGATGGCCTCGAAATCATTAACGGGGATATTTTTTCCACCCGTGCCATCCCGACGCAGGGGATCGACCTTGTGGTCACCTCACCGCCCTACAATGTCGATATCCGGTACCACTCGCACGATGACGGGCTTACGTACGATGAGTACCTTGCATTCTCGAAGCGCTGGATGAAGCGCTGTTTTGGCTGGCTCAAGCCTGACGGACGGTTCTGCCTTAATATCCCGCTTGACAAGAACAAAGGGGGCCAGCAGAGCGTGGGAGCCGACCTCACTGCGATCGCAAAAGAGTGCGGGTTTGCCTACCATTCAACGATTATCTGGAACGAAGGGAATATTTCACGCCGGACCGCGTGGGGATCGTGGGCCAGTGCATCGGCGCCGTATGTGATTGCACCGGTGGAACTGATTGTTGTGCTGTACAAGGATTCGTGGAAAAAGACAAGCGGTTCGCGACAGTCCGACATTACCCGGGAAGAGTTCATGGAATGGACCAACGGCCTGTGGACGTTTAACGGCGAGCGCAAAACCCGGATCGGTCATCCCGCTCCCTTCCCGGTAGAACTGCCCCTGCGCTGTATGAAACTCTTCTCCTTTGTCGGCGACACCGTACTCGATCCCTTCATGGGAAGCGGCAGCACGCTCGTGGCCGCGTCCCGGTGCGACCGCAAGGCAATCGGGGTAGAGATCGATGCGCACTATTGCGAGCTCGCGGCGAAACGTATCGCCGCGGAGGATGAAACGAAATAA
- a CDS encoding phosphoribosylformylglycinamidine synthase subunit PurL: MASFVHRIEVHYSKDPREKTRTERIRALGFGIDVLQLVDVYTIATVKRDLLPAELDEIGARLTNPVVQDFVVDEATHALFDYAIEIGFLPGVTDNVGTTARQMVEDYLGITFGEGEMVSFSSLYLVRGRLSPEALAQLPATLANPLINRVSTKTRQEYGETGMDRIIPEVRLHEIPAAGIVDLSLPDEDLLRLGKEGISDPQTGQRRGPLALDLAQLHAIRNYFDRAGRKPTDVEIESLAQTWSEHCKHTIFASAMDDDVPKGLYKSFIQAATNEIRAEKGDRDICVTVFTDNSGAIVFDDEYLVTHKVETHNSPSALDPFGGALTGIVGVNRDTIGFGLGAKPCINVYGFCVGDPASEPALYRGRDRKNPIISPRQILDGVVRGVGVGGNCSGIPTPQGFCWFDNRYAGKPLVFAGTVGVMPREHNGQNLFEKKAEPGDLIVMMGGRVGKDGIHGATFSSEALDPNSPVTAVQIGDPITQKKFSDVLVKEARDLGLYRSITDNGAGGLSCSVAEMAKECNGCHVELDRVPLKYPGMAPWEIWISESQERMTLAVSPEKSAELIDLCARRGVEATLIGKFTGTGRCVVEYGGKTVMDIELAFLHDGLPKKHLVTRQAPVAEPAVGPLPPCPDQLGDTLAAMIGRRNICSTEFVTIQYDHTVQGGHVLGPVQGKGRVQSVATLTKVVPGSKRAVGLSQALFPSYAELDPYRMAGAAIDLAIRGLVATGISPESIALLDNFCWCSSDEPERLWQLKEAARGCYDYAKAFGTPFISGKDSMFNDFSGYDAENNRVKISVPPTLLISSIGIHSDVTKAVSLDAKISGDLVYVIGTTEEELAGSEYFAFLGAGGSTVPCLDAAAARVRYLRLSDAIAHELVSSAYPVGHGGIGVALAKVAIAGRLGMDITLPGALRPDIFLFSETLGRFVVTVAPDHKRAFEQALGADALLLGTTGGSRLRVTGRTFLFEQEIATLEKAYKSSFGGF; this comes from the coding sequence ATGGCTTCTTTTGTCCACCGCATAGAAGTTCACTACTCAAAGGATCCCCGCGAGAAGACCCGGACAGAAAGGATCCGGGCGCTCGGTTTTGGCATCGATGTACTGCAACTCGTGGACGTGTACACGATCGCTACGGTCAAGCGTGATCTCCTGCCGGCGGAACTCGATGAGATTGGCGCCCGGCTCACAAACCCTGTAGTGCAGGACTTCGTGGTGGACGAAGCTACGCATGCCCTTTTCGATTACGCAATCGAGATCGGTTTCCTTCCCGGCGTGACCGATAACGTGGGCACAACCGCCCGGCAGATGGTCGAGGACTACCTGGGCATCACTTTTGGTGAGGGGGAGATGGTTTCTTTCTCTTCGCTCTATCTGGTCAGGGGCAGGCTTTCACCTGAGGCCCTTGCCCAACTCCCGGCCACACTTGCAAATCCGCTCATCAACCGCGTAAGTACCAAGACCCGGCAGGAGTACGGCGAGACAGGTATGGATCGGATCATCCCGGAGGTACGGCTCCACGAGATCCCCGCTGCGGGCATCGTAGATCTCTCCCTCCCGGACGAGGATCTGCTGAGGCTCGGGAAAGAGGGGATTTCTGATCCGCAGACCGGCCAGCGTCGGGGTCCGCTTGCGCTTGATCTTGCCCAGCTTCACGCGATCCGTAACTATTTCGACCGGGCCGGGCGCAAGCCTACAGATGTGGAGATTGAATCCCTTGCCCAGACCTGGAGCGAGCACTGCAAGCACACGATCTTTGCATCGGCCATGGACGATGATGTCCCAAAAGGCCTGTATAAGTCCTTCATCCAGGCGGCGACAAACGAGATCCGGGCAGAGAAGGGAGACCGCGATATCTGCGTTACGGTTTTTACCGATAACTCAGGTGCAATTGTCTTTGATGATGAGTATCTTGTGACCCACAAGGTTGAAACCCATAACTCTCCATCCGCACTGGACCCGTTTGGCGGGGCGCTTACCGGGATTGTTGGCGTGAACCGGGACACGATCGGATTTGGCCTGGGTGCCAAGCCCTGCATTAATGTGTACGGGTTCTGCGTTGGTGACCCAGCTTCGGAGCCGGCCCTCTACAGGGGCAGGGACCGGAAAAATCCCATTATATCTCCCCGGCAGATTCTCGATGGCGTTGTGCGGGGAGTCGGGGTGGGAGGCAATTGCTCGGGTATTCCCACACCGCAGGGCTTCTGCTGGTTCGATAACCGGTATGCGGGTAAGCCTCTCGTCTTTGCCGGCACGGTCGGCGTGATGCCCCGGGAACACAATGGCCAAAACCTCTTCGAGAAAAAGGCAGAACCCGGCGATCTCATCGTGATGATGGGCGGACGGGTGGGAAAGGATGGTATCCACGGCGCTACGTTCTCGTCAGAGGCCCTTGACCCGAACAGCCCGGTAACCGCAGTGCAGATCGGCGACCCGATCACGCAGAAAAAGTTCTCTGATGTGCTTGTCAAGGAAGCCCGGGATCTCGGATTGTACCGGAGCATTACGGATAATGGTGCAGGTGGCCTCTCCTGCTCGGTGGCCGAGATGGCAAAGGAATGCAATGGCTGCCATGTGGAGCTGGACAGGGTTCCCTTAAAGTACCCCGGCATGGCCCCCTGGGAGATCTGGATCTCCGAGTCGCAGGAGCGTATGACGCTTGCGGTCTCCCCGGAAAAAAGTGCGGAATTGATCGATCTTTGTGCCCGGAGGGGAGTCGAGGCCACTCTTATAGGGAAATTTACCGGTACGGGCCGGTGCGTGGTGGAGTATGGCGGGAAGACCGTGATGGACATTGAGCTTGCGTTCCTCCATGATGGCCTGCCCAAAAAGCATCTTGTCACCCGGCAGGCGCCGGTGGCAGAGCCTGCTGTCGGGCCCCTCCCCCCCTGCCCGGATCAGCTCGGTGATACGCTGGCGGCCATGATCGGGCGCCGGAATATCTGCTCTACCGAATTTGTAACGATCCAGTACGACCATACAGTGCAGGGTGGCCATGTGCTTGGCCCCGTTCAGGGAAAAGGCCGGGTACAATCGGTGGCCACGCTCACCAAAGTCGTGCCCGGTTCGAAGAGGGCAGTCGGGCTCTCGCAGGCACTCTTTCCGTCCTATGCAGAGCTCGACCCGTACCGTATGGCCGGTGCTGCCATCGATCTTGCGATACGGGGACTGGTCGCAACCGGGATCTCCCCTGAGTCGATTGCGCTCCTCGACAATTTCTGCTGGTGCTCATCCGATGAGCCGGAGCGCCTGTGGCAGCTTAAGGAGGCGGCCCGCGGATGCTATGATTATGCCAAAGCCTTCGGGACACCATTCATCTCCGGCAAGGACAGCATGTTCAATGATTTCTCGGGATACGATGCGGAGAACAACCGGGTGAAGATCTCTGTCCCTCCCACCCTGCTCATCTCCTCCATAGGTATCCACAGCGATGTGACCAAAGCGGTCTCGCTTGATGCCAAAATATCCGGGGATCTTGTGTACGTGATTGGTACTACTGAGGAGGAGCTTGCCGGGTCGGAGTACTTCGCCTTCCTTGGCGCCGGCGGGAGCACGGTGCCCTGTCTCGATGCAGCGGCGGCACGGGTACGGTACCTCAGACTTTCTGATGCTATTGCCCATGAACTCGTGTCCTCGGCATATCCCGTTGGCCACGGGGGGATTGGCGTGGCCCTTGCAAAGGTGGCTATCGCCGGCCGGCTCGGTATGGACATTACCCTTCCCGGTGCCCTGCGCCCGGATATCTTCCTCTTCTCTGAAACGCTTGGCCGTTTCGTGGTCACGGTGGCACCGGATCACAAGCGTGCGTTCGAGCAGGCGCTCGGTGCCGATGCACTGTTGCTGGGAACAACCGGGGGAAGCCGGCTCCGGGTCACCGGCCGGACGTTCCTCTTCGAACAGGAGATCGCTACACTGGAAAAGGCGTACAAGTCATCATTTGGGGGGTTTTGA
- a CDS encoding phosphoribosylformylglycinamidine synthase subunit PurQ, whose amino-acid sequence MPSAHAPPSQRLIGEKALIMSGYGINSEMETREALFRAGMDAEIVHINDLIAKRVSISDYRLLVFPGGFSYGDDTGAGNAYANRVRNNLWDDLLEFLDGDNLVLGICNGFQILANLGLVPAFDRSYVREIALMPNRSGRLECRFVTIRPASDTIWTHGIVKILCPVSHGEGNLSCSAETLQEIKRNRQIAFTYCRDDLSPAGGEYPYNPNGSVEDIAGLTSKDGKVLGMMPHPERAMEFTNLYDWPLLKEQMRRSGERIPGESLNMAIFKNIVRYFE is encoded by the coding sequence ATGCCATCTGCACATGCACCACCTTCACAGCGTCTTATCGGGGAAAAAGCCCTGATCATGAGCGGGTACGGGATCAACTCGGAGATGGAGACACGCGAGGCACTCTTTCGGGCGGGCATGGATGCTGAGATTGTGCATATCAACGATCTGATTGCCAAAAGAGTGAGCATCTCCGATTACCGGCTCCTGGTTTTTCCCGGCGGATTTTCCTATGGGGATGATACCGGTGCCGGCAATGCGTATGCAAACCGGGTGAGAAACAACCTCTGGGATGATCTCCTGGAATTCCTTGATGGCGATAACCTCGTCCTTGGGATCTGCAACGGGTTCCAGATCCTCGCAAACCTCGGCCTCGTGCCTGCCTTTGACCGGTCGTACGTACGGGAAATCGCCCTGATGCCCAACCGGAGCGGGCGGCTCGAGTGCCGGTTTGTCACGATCCGGCCTGCATCAGATACTATCTGGACGCACGGGATTGTGAAGATCTTGTGCCCCGTTTCCCATGGGGAGGGAAATCTTTCCTGTTCTGCTGAGACCCTGCAGGAAATCAAAAGAAATCGCCAGATCGCATTCACGTACTGCCGGGATGACCTGAGCCCTGCCGGTGGCGAGTATCCCTACAACCCGAACGGATCCGTGGAGGATATCGCCGGCCTTACCTCAAAAGACGGCAAGGTGCTGGGTATGATGCCGCACCCTGAACGGGCCATGGAGTTTACCAATCTTTACGATTGGCCACTCTTAAAGGAGCAGATGCGAAGATCGGGTGAGCGGATCCCGGGAGAATCACTCAACATGGCAATCTTCAAAAATATCGTCCGGTACTTTGAATAA
- a CDS encoding DUF2124 domain-containing protein yields the protein MTESEALRGIPGILRPFKEYVKSLGLNEGDQIVYYGCVGTCTPFVELLAVAIRGFHLRQVFVPLLDEAKAHAIHDVPDVGMQAGGEPVAVTGPKVLVIMGGLAMPLMPVTKEQVRDLAARHTGVKVVGVCFQDMFARAGWTGTVPFDLVISAMIDKVTVTRSEQ from the coding sequence ATGACAGAAAGTGAAGCCCTCCGTGGAATTCCCGGTATCCTGCGTCCGTTCAAGGAATATGTAAAAAGTCTTGGCCTCAACGAGGGTGACCAGATTGTTTACTACGGGTGCGTGGGAACCTGCACACCGTTTGTCGAATTGCTCGCGGTTGCGATCCGGGGTTTTCACCTTCGGCAGGTGTTCGTACCCCTGCTCGATGAGGCAAAAGCGCACGCGATCCATGATGTTCCCGACGTCGGGATGCAGGCCGGGGGAGAACCGGTTGCGGTGACCGGGCCAAAAGTCCTTGTTATCATGGGAGGTCTTGCAATGCCCCTGATGCCGGTGACAAAAGAGCAGGTCCGCGACCTTGCCGCCCGTCATACCGGGGTAAAAGTGGTCGGGGTCTGTTTCCAGGACATGTTTGCCCGGGCCGGCTGGACCGGGACAGTGCCCTTTGATCTGGTGATAAGTGCGATGATCGATAAGGTGACCGTCACCCGGTCAGAACAATAA
- the tsaA gene encoding tRNA (N6-threonylcarbamoyladenosine(37)-N6)-methyltransferase TrmO codes for MSEKPEPVDYTYTPIGTIHSPFKDIVGMPIQPTGARGIRGTIEIRSDLKGGLADLERFSRIILLYSLHRCTGYSLKVSPFLDPTPHGIFATRSPKRPNAIGFSIVRLVGIDDCTLTIEDVDILDGTPLLDIKPYVPAFDSYPDERSGWLGAVAHNAQHAKSDDRFQ; via the coding sequence ATGAGCGAGAAACCGGAGCCCGTAGACTATACCTATACCCCTATTGGGACGATACATTCCCCATTTAAGGATATTGTCGGTATGCCCATCCAGCCCACCGGTGCCCGGGGCATTCGGGGCACTATCGAGATCAGGAGCGATCTCAAGGGCGGGCTTGCCGATCTTGAGCGTTTCTCCCGGATCATCCTGCTCTATTCCCTGCACCGCTGTACCGGTTACAGCCTGAAAGTCTCGCCATTCCTTGACCCTACACCCCATGGAATCTTTGCTACGCGATCGCCAAAGCGCCCGAATGCGATTGGCTTTTCCATTGTGCGGCTCGTGGGAATTGACGATTGTACTCTTACCATTGAGGATGTCGATATCCTCGACGGCACACCGCTTCTGGATATCAAGCCGTACGTGCCGGCGTTCGATTCCTATCCCGATGAACGCAGCGGGTGGCTTGGTGCGGTCGCGCATAATGCACAGCACGCGAAATCCGACGACCGGTTCCAGTGA